From Leptospira kirschneri serovar Cynopteri str. 3522 CT:
TTCTTTCTAAAAGTATATTTGTAAACCTTCTTACCTTTTTAGTCATCCTGATCGGTGGTTTTACCGCAGTAAAAATGAATCGGGAAGCATTTCCCAATATTAACTTTGATATAGTCAGCGTAGTAACCGTTTTTCCAGGAGCATCTCCTTCGGAGATGGAAAAATTAGTCACAAAACCTTTAGAAGAAGCCATCCAAGAAGTGGACGGAATCAAAGAATTTAGATCTGCTTCAATTGAAAACCGCTCCGGTATCGTGATCACTTTAGATCCGGATTCTAAAAATACTCAGAAAGTTGTGGATGATATTAAATCCGCAATCGATCGAGTGGAAGATCTACCAGAAGAAGTCGAGGACCCTATCGTTACGGAAATCACTACTTCCAGACAACCGGTCATTGAAATCAACATCAGCCTGAAATCAAACGATTCGAGTATCGATGCAGAAAAACGTCTTAAAGCTCAGGCAAAAATCGTAGAACAGGCGTTAGAAGATATTCCGGGTGTAGCAAGAATTTCTAAACGAGGTTGGAGAGATACAGAGATGCAAGTGGATATAGATCCGGTTGCGATGTTTTCTAAATATCTCACAAGTCAAGACATCATCCTTGCATTAAAAAATCGTAATATAAATTTTCCCGGAGGAAATATAGCGGGAAATCAGAAAGAGGTCATTTTAAGAACGATAGGAGAATTCAATTCCCCCAAAGAAATAGAAACGGTTCATGTACGTTCCAACGAAGTCGGAAATTCTATCCGGATCGATAACGTCGCAAGAGTCACCGAAGGCCTAAAAGAAGCAGAATATTTAGATAAGGTAAACGGAAAAAAAACGATCGCTTTGACGGTAATCAAACGAGAAAAAGCGGACGCAATTCTTGTAGTAGACGAAGCCAAAAAAATCATAGAAGGGTTCGAAAAGAATTCTAAAAACGAATTTGAATACGCATTCGTCAACGACCTTTCCAAATATATCCGCAGAAGACTAGGAGTTCTACTTTCCAACGCGATTGGTGGATTAATCTTAGTGACCGCTTCCTTATTTTTATTTTTAGGATGGAGAGTCGCTCTGATGACGGCGCTTGGGATTCCAGTTTCTTTCGGGGCCACGTTCGTGATCATGGATTACTTAGGACTTACCTTAAATTTAATTTCCATGTTTGGACTGATTATTGTAGTGGGGATCTTAGTCGATGACGCAATCATCATCTGTGAAAACGTCTATCGTTATATGGAAGAAGGAATGCCCGCTTACGAAGCCGCGTTAAAAGGAACTAGTGAAGTAATCGATCCGGTTACAGCCACGGTAACTACCACCGTAGCAGCATTCGCTCCGATGCTTTTTATGACAGGAATTTTCGGAAAATTCATCTATAGCATTCCATTAGTAGTCATTATTGCGTTACTTGCTTCTCTTTCAGAAGCGTTTTTTATTTTACCTTCTCATTTATACGATATCAATAAACACAAATTTCATTCAGGTGAAATCAAAGAAGAAAGCGGATGGTTTTATAAACTCAAAGTCAATTATTACCTTCCTCTTTTAAAATTTGCGCTTAAACATAGACTTCAGATTTTTATCTATTTGTTTGCTATGCTCGTGGGAAGTTTTGCTCTTTTCGCAGTATTTGGAAAGTTCAAACTTTTTCCCGGATCTGTGGATATATTTCAGATCAAACTTACGAGTCAAACCGGGATGTCTCTTCAAGAGATGGAAAAATTTACCCATGTGATAGAAACCGAACTTGCAAAAATTTCCAAAGAGGAAATAGAAAATTACGTAACTAGAGTAGGAATCATTCAAAAAGATCCAAATGATCCATTCACCAAACGAGGAAAACACTACGCTCAAGTTATGGTATATCTTACACCGGAAGAAAATAGAAAAAGAGGAACCGATACGATTATCTCAGAAGTGAGAGAAAAGACAATTTGGCTTTTAAACGAAAAGTCCGTAAAAATTTTAGAAGAAACCCGTAAGAAGGAAGCAGAAAAGAAAAAAGAAGAATATAAATCATTTAATCTTGAAAAGTTCCCTGTAGAATTTTCCCGGTTTAAAGGACAACTTCTCGCTTTAGATTTTGAAAAAATTTCGGGTGGACCTCCAGTTGGTAAACCTGTAGCAATTGAAATCCGAGGAGATGACTATGATACTTTAATTCGAATCGGAGAAGAATATAAATCGGTTATGGCAAAAGTTCCGGGGGTTACGGATATAGGAGACGATTTTAACGAAGGAAAGGACGAAATCAGAATTAAGGTAAACGAATCTATTGCATCCACTGCGGGCGTTTCCGTTTTTAAGGTAGCACAGGCAATCAATACGGCATTCCAAGGAACTGTGGCCACAAAAATAAAACGAGCCGACGAAGAAGTAGAAGTTAAGGTGCGCTTCCCAGAAGAAGTTAGAAAAT
This genomic window contains:
- a CDS encoding efflux RND transporter permease subunit, whose amino-acid sequence is MKSLVEFFLSKSIFVNLLTFLVILIGGFTAVKMNREAFPNINFDIVSVVTVFPGASPSEMEKLVTKPLEEAIQEVDGIKEFRSASIENRSGIVITLDPDSKNTQKVVDDIKSAIDRVEDLPEEVEDPIVTEITTSRQPVIEINISLKSNDSSIDAEKRLKAQAKIVEQALEDIPGVARISKRGWRDTEMQVDIDPVAMFSKYLTSQDIILALKNRNINFPGGNIAGNQKEVILRTIGEFNSPKEIETVHVRSNEVGNSIRIDNVARVTEGLKEAEYLDKVNGKKTIALTVIKREKADAILVVDEAKKIIEGFEKNSKNEFEYAFVNDLSKYIRRRLGVLLSNAIGGLILVTASLFLFLGWRVALMTALGIPVSFGATFVIMDYLGLTLNLISMFGLIIVVGILVDDAIIICENVYRYMEEGMPAYEAALKGTSEVIDPVTATVTTTVAAFAPMLFMTGIFGKFIYSIPLVVIIALLASLSEAFFILPSHLYDINKHKFHSGEIKEESGWFYKLKVNYYLPLLKFALKHRLQIFIYLFAMLVGSFALFAVFGKFKLFPGSVDIFQIKLTSQTGMSLQEMEKFTHVIETELAKISKEEIENYVTRVGIIQKDPNDPFTKRGKHYAQVMVYLTPEENRKRGTDTIISEVREKTIWLLNEKSVKILEETRKKEAEKKKEEYKSFNLEKFPVEFSRFKGQLLALDFEKISGGPPVGKPVAIEIRGDDYDTLIRIGEEYKSVMAKVPGVTDIGDDFNEGKDEIRIKVNESIASTAGVSVFKVAQAINTAFQGTVATKIKRADEEVEVKVRFPEEVRKSIGSLNNIFVSNQLGKLIPVSRLINYVREPGFANINHLDGKRLLTVTANLDESKTDTRRANAEIAKLSKGIIDKYPGYRMRFGGENKDTEESLSSLGRAFLVAFIIIFMILASLFRSLIQPVIVVSSIPFSLIGVILAFVLHGEYFGFLAFLGIVGLAGVVVNDSIVLVDFANQLKLEKPGEDIDSILVETGLLRLRPVVLTTVTTVLGLLPTAYGIGGKDPFLVPMALAFGWGLAFSSFLTLVAVPVLYKTVHNVQLKINRMSLKSKR